In Cytobacillus oceanisediminis, the following proteins share a genomic window:
- a CDS encoding YndM family protein: protein MNKTLIFVLKFVSSMIAFAIALDLFFDATFADIVSFSLLVTVMSYMLGDRIILPRLGNRNALIADFFLVYASVWVFGSVLLNSYLQIAWGSVIAAGIITLSEVFIHRYILKTAASNHQNNRKEAALNPRLAYGMEMAEEKEPTRDWD from the coding sequence ATGAATAAAACATTAATTTTTGTACTTAAATTTGTATCAAGCATGATTGCTTTTGCCATAGCACTTGATTTATTTTTCGATGCAACATTTGCCGATATTGTTTCTTTCAGCCTACTGGTAACGGTTATGTCATATATGCTTGGTGATCGGATCATTCTTCCCCGCCTGGGAAACCGGAATGCCCTCATTGCTGACTTTTTCCTGGTTTATGCATCTGTATGGGTTTTTGGGAGTGTATTGCTTAACAGTTACTTGCAAATAGCGTGGGGAAGTGTCATTGCAGCAGGAATTATCACTCTTTCCGAGGTGTTTATCCACCGCTATATATTAAAAACCGCAGCTTCCAATCACCAGAATAACCGCAAGGAAGCCGCCTTGAACCCTCGCCTTGCTTATGGAATGGAAATGGCGGAGGAGAAAGAGCCGACACGGGATTGGGATTGA
- a CDS encoding ribonuclease H-like YkuK family protein, translating into MSAEYKFQNLQERNLTFEQVFNRILLFMKRNPDGNFRLMIGTDSQVHCNRTVFITGIVIQNERKGAWACIRKTVIPRKMLHLHERISYETSLTEEVVSLFTEEYKDKMFDIVLPFIYKGGSFSMEGHMDIGSGKRNKTREFVKEMVSRIESIGLEPKIKPEAFVASSYANRYTK; encoded by the coding sequence GTGAGTGCTGAATATAAATTTCAAAATCTTCAGGAAAGGAATTTGACTTTTGAACAGGTATTCAACCGTATCTTACTTTTTATGAAGCGAAATCCTGATGGGAATTTCAGACTGATGATCGGAACCGATTCACAGGTCCATTGCAATCGCACAGTTTTTATTACCGGGATTGTTATTCAAAACGAGCGAAAAGGTGCCTGGGCATGTATTCGAAAAACAGTAATCCCCAGGAAAATGCTGCATCTTCATGAGAGAATTTCCTATGAAACCTCGCTGACAGAAGAAGTGGTCTCTTTGTTTACAGAGGAATACAAAGATAAAATGTTTGATATCGTTCTTCCATTCATCTACAAAGGCGGCTCTTTCTCCATGGAAGGACACATGGACATAGGATCAGGCAAGAGAAATAAAACGAGGGAATTTGTGAAGGAAATGGTCTCCAGAATCGAATCAATCGGCCTCGAGCCAAAAATAAAGCCGGAAGCATTCGTAGCCTCCAGCTATGCTAATCGATATACGAAATAA
- a CDS encoding CoxG family protein, whose translation MASCTHQEEVNIPIEAIWNFVSDIGNWAPLVPGYIAHEVLSDRESTWSFKSDMGIIKKKIELKVDITSWQEPTKVTFHLTGLNEKFTGHGYFLAEKGRNNINIMTGSLEISAEGMMAKVANSLLNTALPEITAELTEAVASKAEQEYREHAGV comes from the coding sequence ATGGCAAGCTGCACACATCAGGAGGAAGTAAACATACCGATTGAGGCAATATGGAACTTTGTCAGTGATATTGGAAATTGGGCACCCTTAGTGCCCGGTTATATTGCACATGAGGTACTAAGTGACAGAGAATCAACCTGGAGCTTTAAAAGCGATATGGGGATTATTAAGAAAAAAATTGAATTAAAAGTGGATATAACGAGCTGGCAGGAGCCGACAAAGGTTACGTTTCATTTAACAGGACTTAATGAGAAGTTTACTGGACATGGATATTTTCTTGCAGAAAAAGGAAGGAATAATATAAACATCATGACAGGGTCACTTGAAATATCAGCAGAGGGAATGATGGCTAAAGTGGCAAATTCATTGCTTAATACTGCTCTTCCGGAAATTACTGCTGAACTGACAGAGGCTGTCGCATCAAAGGCCGAACAGGAATATAGGGAACATGCAGGCGTTTAG
- a CDS encoding zinc-dependent alcohol dehydrogenase — MKAVTYQGPNRVAVTNEDDPRLDKKDDIIVRITSTAICGSDLHLYQGNMPLPEGYIIGHEPMGIVEEVGPEVTKVKKGDRVVIPFNVSCGECVYCKQDQTSQCDNSNPHYDSGGYFGYTEKFGNHPGGQAEYLRVPFGNFTPFLVPESCELEDESLLFLSDVLPTAYWSVVNAGVKKGDTVIVLGCGPVGLMAQKFAWMEGAERVIAVDYLDYRMNHAKASNKVEVFEFTKYPDMGEHLKEITHGGADVVIDCVGMDGKKSPLEFIEQKLKLQGGTLGPIQIAAKAVGKTGTVQLTGVYGANYNMFPLGAFFARNINLKMGQAPVIPFMPMLYEKIVNEEFDPKDIITHKINLEDASHGYRIFNSHEDNCIKVVLKP; from the coding sequence ATGAAGGCAGTAACCTATCAGGGACCCAACCGGGTAGCTGTGACCAATGAGGATGACCCGAGGCTGGATAAAAAGGATGACATTATTGTCAGGATTACTTCCACAGCAATATGCGGCTCTGATTTGCATCTGTATCAGGGGAATATGCCGCTGCCGGAAGGATATATTATTGGACATGAACCAATGGGGATTGTTGAGGAAGTCGGGCCTGAAGTAACCAAAGTAAAAAAAGGCGACAGAGTGGTCATTCCCTTTAATGTTTCCTGCGGAGAGTGTGTATACTGCAAGCAGGACCAAACAAGTCAATGTGACAATTCGAATCCGCATTATGATTCAGGAGGCTATTTTGGGTATACTGAAAAATTTGGGAATCATCCAGGAGGCCAGGCGGAATATTTAAGAGTCCCCTTTGGCAATTTCACTCCATTTCTTGTACCCGAATCATGCGAGCTTGAAGATGAATCACTGCTGTTTTTATCTGATGTCCTCCCTACTGCTTATTGGAGCGTCGTGAACGCAGGGGTTAAAAAAGGCGATACAGTCATTGTTCTGGGCTGCGGTCCTGTTGGATTAATGGCACAGAAATTTGCCTGGATGGAAGGTGCAGAACGTGTCATTGCCGTGGATTATCTTGATTATCGGATGAATCATGCCAAGGCATCAAATAAGGTCGAGGTATTTGAATTCACAAAGTATCCTGATATGGGAGAGCATTTAAAGGAAATCACCCATGGAGGCGCTGACGTTGTTATTGACTGTGTAGGAATGGATGGCAAAAAGTCACCTCTGGAATTCATTGAACAAAAGCTAAAGCTTCAAGGCGGTACGCTCGGGCCAATACAGATTGCAGCTAAAGCGGTCGGAAAAACAGGAACGGTTCAGCTTACAGGTGTTTATGGGGCTAACTATAACATGTTCCCGCTGGGTGCCTTCTTCGCCAGAAACATCAATTTGAAAATGGGACAGGCTCCTGTCATTCCATTCATGCCCATGCTGTATGAAAAAATTGTCAATGAAGAATTTGATCCGAAAGACATCATTACCCATAAAATTAATCTTGAAGACGCAAGTCATGGCTATAGAATTTTCAATAGCCATGAAGACAATTGCATAAAAGTAGTTTTAAAGCCCTAA
- a CDS encoding DEAD/DEAH box helicase — protein sequence MNQLEQIYNNAAEHTKIKILEDADRYLGSKESMPSYKEYLSERFHYIDQIWVNVWLNKITAKISKHEKKKYLSEKGYDTENVDRKIINHLFRTEMRDYQPFNSLDWLNDIFESNNEAWAERYENARAHYLQKAEEERLQRKKYRVREDIEKKMDEIIEKDYSLLYLHVRHMASKQLVSDFRNKIRYQKVDTFALEEKLEETGSFDAGDYTVMGEFFEELTGNIHKALYGGKGYFEYEAYYYVYKNNISGFLSDSLQSLVLQNLPHHLFEEYEDAYQKPLTGKSVKKLIAHTLQDLDESFFESIQEEYIEDLLRLADIPFDPEVHKDLLEKDIADRERKIAEELAEQQRKKEEEERMLEYIFGQEYSPSVERAKRYVLHIGETNTGKTHHALEGMKSAKSGMYLAPLRLLALEVYDKLNREGIPCSLKTGEEEKAVAGSEHLSSTVEMFYEKDYYDVIVIDEAQMITDKDRGFSWYKAITKANANEVHIIGSRSAKSMMLQLLGEADIELNEYSRDIPLEVEAKEFKFGHVRKGDALICFSRKRVLETASRLQQEGHSVSMIYGAMPPETRKKQVQRFIKGETSVIVSTDAIGMGLNLPIRRIVFLENDKFDGTKRRTLTSQEVKQIAGRAGRKGLYNIGKVAFTKDIKRMKALLEMEDAPVHSFAIAPTNTVFERFQRYYRDLGSFFEFWDKFESPRGTKKAALTEERDLYERIRGTEIEAKLGLMDLYGFLHLPFSKKEHDLVRQWEETMYAIIDGEELPEPRIKNRNLEELELTYKAIGLHLLFLYRLEQRTEALYWERLREEISDHVHERLKTDIKELSRKCRKCGKKLPWEHEYQICDECHSSRSRRRYHYYRR from the coding sequence ATGAATCAGCTTGAACAGATTTACAATAATGCTGCTGAGCATACAAAAATAAAAATCCTGGAGGATGCCGACCGCTATCTGGGCAGCAAAGAATCGATGCCCTCCTATAAGGAATATCTTTCTGAAAGATTTCATTATATTGATCAAATCTGGGTAAATGTGTGGCTGAATAAAATCACTGCCAAAATATCCAAGCATGAAAAAAAGAAATATTTAAGTGAAAAAGGGTACGACACAGAAAATGTTGACAGGAAAATAATCAATCACCTATTCCGGACTGAAATGAGGGATTATCAGCCTTTTAACAGTTTGGACTGGCTTAATGACATATTTGAAAGCAATAATGAAGCTTGGGCTGAGCGCTATGAGAATGCACGGGCTCATTATCTGCAGAAAGCAGAAGAGGAGCGGCTTCAGCGAAAGAAGTATCGAGTCCGCGAAGATATTGAAAAGAAAATGGATGAAATTATTGAAAAAGATTATAGCCTTCTATATCTTCATGTCAGACATATGGCTTCAAAGCAGCTGGTTTCCGATTTTAGAAACAAGATAAGATATCAAAAAGTGGATACCTTTGCTCTTGAGGAAAAGCTTGAGGAGACAGGAAGCTTTGATGCAGGTGATTATACTGTAATGGGTGAATTCTTTGAGGAGCTGACAGGAAATATTCATAAAGCATTGTATGGGGGCAAGGGCTATTTTGAATATGAAGCCTATTACTATGTCTATAAGAACAATATATCGGGATTTCTGTCCGATTCTCTGCAATCGCTAGTCCTGCAGAACCTTCCGCATCATTTATTCGAGGAATATGAAGACGCTTATCAGAAACCGCTGACCGGTAAGTCGGTGAAGAAGTTAATTGCCCATACTCTTCAGGATCTTGATGAAAGCTTTTTTGAAAGCATTCAGGAGGAATATATTGAAGATCTGCTGAGGCTTGCGGATATCCCCTTTGACCCTGAAGTCCATAAAGATCTGCTCGAGAAGGACATTGCTGACAGGGAGAGAAAAATAGCAGAAGAATTGGCTGAGCAGCAGCGGAAGAAAGAAGAAGAGGAACGCATGCTCGAATATATATTCGGGCAGGAATACAGTCCCTCAGTGGAACGGGCCAAAAGGTATGTACTTCATATTGGTGAAACCAATACAGGGAAAACACATCATGCACTTGAAGGAATGAAATCAGCCAAAAGCGGCATGTATCTGGCACCTTTAAGGCTTTTGGCTCTCGAAGTATATGATAAACTGAACCGCGAAGGTATACCCTGTTCTTTGAAAACCGGTGAAGAGGAGAAGGCAGTTGCCGGTTCTGAGCATCTTTCAAGCACCGTAGAAATGTTCTACGAAAAGGACTATTATGACGTCATTGTTATTGATGAAGCCCAAATGATCACGGATAAAGACAGAGGCTTCTCCTGGTATAAAGCAATTACCAAGGCAAATGCCAATGAAGTCCATATCATTGGCAGCCGCAGCGCTAAAAGCATGATGCTCCAGCTTCTTGGCGAAGCAGATATTGAACTGAATGAATACAGCCGGGATATTCCTCTTGAAGTCGAAGCAAAGGAATTCAAATTCGGTCATGTACGAAAAGGCGATGCACTCATCTGTTTTTCAAGGAAGAGAGTACTTGAAACAGCCTCAAGACTTCAGCAGGAAGGGCACTCAGTAAGCATGATTTATGGAGCGATGCCACCTGAAACCAGAAAAAAACAAGTCCAGCGTTTTATAAAAGGTGAAACTTCCGTCATCGTATCCACTGATGCCATTGGGATGGGACTCAACCTGCCTATCCGGAGAATTGTTTTTTTGGAAAATGATAAGTTTGACGGAACGAAAAGGAGAACCCTTACTTCACAGGAAGTTAAGCAAATTGCAGGAAGGGCAGGGCGAAAAGGGCTTTACAACATTGGGAAAGTTGCTTTTACAAAAGATATCAAAAGAATGAAGGCCTTGCTTGAAATGGAGGATGCCCCGGTCCACAGCTTTGCCATAGCCCCAACAAATACAGTATTTGAAAGATTCCAAAGGTATTACCGCGATCTCGGATCATTCTTTGAGTTTTGGGATAAGTTTGAGAGCCCCAGAGGAACCAAAAAAGCGGCATTAACAGAGGAGAGAGACCTTTATGAAAGGATACGGGGCACAGAAATTGAAGCCAAGCTTGGCCTAATGGACCTGTATGGATTTCTCCATCTGCCATTCTCTAAAAAAGAACATGATCTTGTTCGGCAATGGGAAGAAACCATGTATGCCATTATTGATGGGGAGGAGCTTCCAGAGCCCCGAATCAAGAACCGGAATCTGGAAGAGCTGGAGTTGACTTATAAAGCAATAGGCCTGCATTTGCTGTTCCTGTATCGTCTTGAGCAGAGAACAGAAGCGTTATACTGGGAAAGATTAAGGGAAGAAATCAGCGACCATGTTCACGAAAGACTGAAAACCGATATTAAAGAGCTCTCAAGAAAATGCAGAAAATGTGGCAAAAAACTGCCCTGGGAACACGAATATCAAATCTGTGATGAATGTCATTCTTCACGTTCAAGAAGAAGGTACCATTACTACAGAAGGTAA
- a CDS encoding YceI family protein, whose protein sequence is MANTKWAVDPAHSSVDFSIKHMMIANVRGSFNSFDAELSADPADLTTADITFNVSLSSVDTRNEDRDNHLRSADFFDVENHPKMTFKSTNIVSKGDDEYDVTGELTIHGATKTETFTVTYEGSGKDPWGNEKVGFTAAGAIKRSDYGLTWNSALETGGVLVGDKVKIDLQIQAAKAE, encoded by the coding sequence ATGGCTAATACAAAATGGGCAGTTGATCCTGCGCACAGCAGTGTGGATTTTTCTATCAAGCATATGATGATCGCAAACGTGAGAGGCAGCTTTAATAGCTTTGATGCAGAACTATCTGCAGATCCTGCAGATTTAACAACTGCTGATATTACATTCAATGTTTCACTTTCAAGTGTTGATACACGCAATGAAGATCGTGACAACCACCTGCGTTCTGCGGACTTCTTTGATGTTGAGAACCATCCTAAAATGACCTTTAAATCAACAAACATTGTAAGCAAGGGTGATGATGAATATGATGTTACCGGCGAACTTACTATTCATGGTGCAACAAAAACAGAAACCTTTACTGTGACATATGAAGGATCAGGTAAAGATCCATGGGGCAATGAAAAAGTCGGCTTTACTGCTGCTGGAGCAATCAAGCGAAGCGACTATGGCTTAACTTGGAATTCAGCCCTTGAAACAGGCGGAGTCCTTGTTGGAGATAAAGTGAAAATTGACCTGCAGATACAGGCAGCAAAAGCAGAATAA
- the dacB gene encoding D-alanyl-D-alanine carboxypeptidase/D-alanyl-D-alanine endopeptidase, producing the protein MKKSVKINISLLLVFMLALVPFAQPESPHVQATEEGSELVQQLNQMLNNDPILQGGLAGVSIRNAETGDLVYDHIGDIRLRPASNMKLLTAAAALETLGENYQFTTELLHTGSIKGKTLQGDLILKGKGDPTLLKKDFDSFAVKVKEAGINVIHGSLIGDDTWYDDVRYSTDLSWSDESWYYGGQVSALTASPNEDYDAGTVIVEVYPGEKAGQEPIVKMVPETDYIKIVNKAKTVSKDEKKDIHIERDHGTNTVTIEGEIPVEGSRSREWIAVWEPTGYALDLLKRSLAEQGIKIKGKTEAGTAPEGAKLFAEHKSMPIKDLLIPFMKLSNNGHAETLIKEMGKVSKGEGSWEKGLEVLEEQVEAFGMNQETLVIRDGSGISHVNLIPANEISKLLFEVQDEEWFSSYLNSLPIAANTDRMVGGTLRNRMKNSNAAGNVKAKTGSISTVSSLSGYVKTSSGEELIFSIILNNLTDGGQGKVIEDKIATLLADQ; encoded by the coding sequence ATGAAAAAGAGTGTAAAAATAAATATCAGTTTATTGCTGGTATTTATGCTGGCACTTGTTCCTTTTGCTCAGCCCGAATCGCCTCATGTCCAGGCAACGGAAGAAGGCAGTGAACTTGTACAGCAGTTAAACCAAATGCTTAATAATGACCCAATTCTTCAGGGAGGACTTGCAGGAGTCAGTATCCGCAATGCAGAAACAGGCGATCTTGTATACGACCATATCGGGGATATACGTTTAAGACCGGCTTCTAATATGAAGCTCCTAACAGCAGCTGCGGCTCTTGAAACTTTGGGAGAAAATTATCAGTTCACAACAGAACTTCTTCACACAGGTTCAATAAAGGGAAAGACACTTCAAGGTGACTTGATCTTGAAGGGAAAAGGAGACCCAACCCTTTTAAAGAAGGATTTTGATTCATTTGCCGTTAAAGTAAAAGAAGCAGGCATCAATGTTATTCATGGCAGCCTGATCGGTGACGACACGTGGTATGATGATGTACGCTATTCAACCGATCTATCATGGAGTGATGAATCATGGTATTATGGCGGACAAGTCTCGGCACTTACTGCCTCCCCAAATGAGGACTATGACGCGGGCACAGTAATTGTAGAGGTTTATCCCGGAGAAAAAGCCGGGCAGGAACCGATTGTAAAAATGGTGCCGGAAACAGATTACATAAAAATCGTCAATAAGGCTAAAACCGTCTCTAAAGACGAAAAGAAGGATATCCATATTGAAAGAGATCACGGAACGAACACAGTTACAATTGAAGGAGAAATTCCAGTTGAAGGCAGCCGTTCAAGGGAATGGATCGCTGTATGGGAGCCTACTGGCTACGCATTGGATCTATTGAAGCGTTCTCTCGCTGAACAAGGCATTAAAATCAAAGGGAAAACAGAAGCAGGCACTGCCCCAGAAGGCGCAAAACTATTTGCTGAGCATAAATCCATGCCTATCAAAGATTTGCTTATACCATTTATGAAATTAAGCAATAATGGCCACGCAGAAACATTAATCAAGGAAATGGGCAAAGTTTCCAAAGGAGAAGGCAGCTGGGAAAAAGGGCTTGAGGTATTAGAAGAACAAGTAGAAGCTTTTGGAATGAATCAGGAAACTCTCGTGATCCGGGACGGTTCCGGAATCTCACATGTAAACTTAATTCCGGCAAATGAAATCTCGAAACTTCTTTTCGAAGTCCAGGACGAAGAATGGTTCAGCTCCTATTTGAACTCATTGCCGATTGCCGCCAATACAGACCGGATGGTGGGAGGAACTCTTAGAAATCGCATGAAAAACTCCAATGCCGCCGGGAATGTCAAAGCAAAAACAGGTTCCATCTCAACAGTCAGTTCATTATCAGGATATGTTAAGACGTCCAGCGGGGAAGAGCTTATCTTTTCTATTATTCTGAATAACTTAACTGATGGCGGTCAAGGTAAGGTTATTGAAGACAAAATTGCCACGTTATTAGCCGATCAATAA
- a CDS encoding YpbS family protein, producing the protein MSVHKAISEHVGKQNKIITKFAALEQQREYYIEQALDLCRRGLPFSADKINEVTAEINELSKQGIIPARKYVTIEMIEEYASKTK; encoded by the coding sequence ATGAGTGTACATAAAGCAATATCAGAACATGTAGGAAAGCAGAATAAGATTATAACGAAATTTGCTGCATTGGAACAGCAGCGAGAATACTATATTGAGCAAGCATTGGATCTATGCAGGCGAGGACTTCCATTTTCTGCGGATAAGATAAATGAAGTAACTGCTGAAATCAATGAACTTTCTAAACAGGGAATTATACCTGCAAGAAAGTATGTAACAATTGAGATGATTGAGGAATATGCATCAAAGACAAAATAG
- a CDS encoding MGMT family protein — MQPFTEKVIKIIKSIPRGKVMTYGQIARLAGSPRGARQVVRILHTQSEKHQLPWHRVVNGKGEIGFKDGDLHDMQRELLENEGIHFNINKRLDLQEFAHESSQQI; from the coding sequence GTGCAGCCATTTACAGAAAAAGTTATAAAAATCATTAAAAGCATCCCAAGAGGAAAAGTCATGACATACGGACAAATCGCAAGGCTGGCCGGGAGCCCCCGAGGAGCAAGACAGGTGGTCCGGATTCTTCACACCCAAAGTGAAAAGCATCAGCTTCCGTGGCATCGGGTTGTGAATGGGAAAGGGGAAATTGGGTTTAAAGACGGAGATTTGCATGACATGCAGAGAGAACTATTAGAAAATGAGGGGATTCACTTTAATATAAATAAAAGACTTGATTTACAGGAATTTGCCCATGAATCATCACAGCAAATATAA
- a CDS encoding endonuclease I family protein, with the protein MIKVNNISAAWAEAQSKYIESVQNEPYYDAQKDNINLEDYYSTLDFEKGDIPEQIHTLLVSTHNRQLDYSPHQYVYPWVDLQENLKLKSLYSGKGIDPLKAIDQDLKLLQSIQEGGFSSNKRVIFNTEHVIPQSWFEERQPMRGDLHHLFACEPACNSMRSNFPYYDFEAYVPEFETESVRNGCGMAEQEKFEPEYGKGIAARAVFYFAVRYKKGIKIEEKMDMQILLRWQAEYPVTVYEKHRNAAIQELQGNRNPFIDFPERAKEMLG; encoded by the coding sequence ATGATTAAAGTGAACAATATTTCAGCGGCATGGGCAGAGGCTCAGTCAAAGTATATTGAAAGTGTTCAGAATGAACCCTATTACGACGCTCAGAAGGATAACATCAATCTGGAGGATTATTACAGCACCCTTGATTTTGAAAAAGGAGACATCCCAGAACAAATCCATACTCTGCTGGTTAGTACCCATAACAGGCAATTGGATTACTCACCCCACCAATATGTATATCCATGGGTGGATCTGCAGGAAAACCTTAAGCTAAAAAGTTTATATTCCGGGAAAGGGATCGACCCGCTTAAAGCCATTGACCAGGATCTCAAGCTTCTGCAGTCGATTCAGGAAGGCGGCTTCAGCAGCAATAAAAGAGTTATTTTTAATACAGAGCATGTCATTCCGCAATCCTGGTTTGAAGAAAGACAGCCAATGAGAGGGGATCTTCATCATCTTTTTGCCTGTGAACCTGCATGCAACAGTATGAGAAGCAACTTCCCCTACTATGATTTTGAAGCATATGTTCCGGAATTCGAGACAGAGAGTGTCAGGAACGGATGCGGGATGGCTGAACAGGAAAAGTTTGAACCTGAATATGGAAAGGGAATAGCCGCAAGAGCCGTATTCTATTTTGCAGTCAGATATAAAAAAGGAATTAAAATCGAAGAAAAGATGGATATGCAGATTTTGCTGAGATGGCAAGCAGAATATCCCGTGACTGTATATGAGAAGCATAGGAATGCTGCCATTCAAGAACTCCAGGGAAACCGCAACCCATTCATTGATTTTCCGGAACGTGCAAAGGAAATGTTAGGATAA
- a CDS encoding S8 family peptidase, which translates to MEQYVRVIPFKVIRQEEEVMEVPKGVELIQAPNIWNETKGKGIKIAVLDTGCDLSHPDLKDRITGGRNFTDDDNSDPNIFKDYNGHGTHVAGTIAAHENDAGVIGVAPEADLLIVKVLNKDGSGQYEWIINGIHYAIEQNADIISMSLGGPADVPELHDAIKAAVKKNILVVCAAGNEGDGDDSTDEFAYPGCYNEVISVGAINLERDSSEFTNSHNEIDLVAPGEEILSTFLNGKYATLSGTSMSAPHVSGALALIKDLANKQFERKLSEPELYAQLIRRTVPLGNSPKLEGNGLVYLTVPEHLAGIFDQKFKSMVHNAI; encoded by the coding sequence ATGGAGCAATATGTTCGTGTTATTCCTTTTAAGGTGATTCGCCAGGAAGAGGAAGTTATGGAAGTTCCAAAAGGCGTGGAATTGATTCAGGCGCCAAATATTTGGAACGAAACAAAAGGAAAAGGAATTAAAATTGCTGTTTTGGACACCGGATGCGACCTAAGCCATCCTGATCTGAAGGATCGAATAACAGGAGGACGGAATTTTACAGACGACGATAACAGCGATCCAAATATTTTCAAAGACTATAATGGCCACGGCACACATGTTGCAGGGACTATCGCTGCGCATGAAAATGATGCTGGTGTCATTGGGGTAGCTCCTGAAGCTGATCTCCTTATTGTGAAGGTCTTAAACAAGGATGGTTCCGGCCAATACGAATGGATCATCAATGGCATTCATTATGCCATCGAACAAAATGCTGATATCATCTCCATGTCACTTGGCGGACCAGCTGATGTACCTGAACTGCATGATGCGATAAAAGCTGCTGTTAAAAAGAATATCCTTGTGGTCTGCGCAGCAGGAAATGAAGGGGATGGGGACGATTCTACCGACGAGTTTGCATATCCCGGCTGCTACAATGAGGTGATTAGTGTGGGTGCTATAAACCTTGAGAGGGATTCTTCCGAATTTACAAACTCACATAATGAAATAGATTTGGTGGCTCCTGGTGAAGAGATATTATCTACCTTTTTGAACGGGAAATACGCAACCTTGAGCGGCACTTCAATGTCAGCACCACACGTTTCAGGTGCGCTGGCCCTAATTAAAGATTTAGCAAACAAGCAATTTGAAAGAAAGCTTTCAGAACCAGAACTTTATGCACAATTAATCAGAAGGACCGTTCCGTTAGGCAATTCGCCTAAACTGGAAGGAAACGGGCTTGTTTATTTAACCGTACCTGAGCATTTAGCCGGGATCTTTGACCAAAAATTTAAATCCATGGTTCATAATGCTATATGA
- a CDS encoding mismatch-specific DNA-glycosylase, whose translation MEPIKDHLKENLDLLFVGFNPSIRSGETGHHFANPNNRFWKILHESGLTPRRYSAAEDYKLLDLGYGMTNIVSRPTKAADEITKEEYKEGREELIKKVSELKPQVICFVGKGVYQEYSRKKKLPWGVQEESVVPGTIDFVAPSSSGLVRMKLDEIIQIYAEIPKLLKTLT comes from the coding sequence ATGGAGCCTATTAAAGATCATTTAAAAGAAAATCTTGATTTGCTTTTTGTTGGCTTCAATCCGAGCATTCGTTCAGGAGAGACAGGTCATCATTTTGCAAATCCTAATAACCGGTTTTGGAAAATTCTCCATGAATCAGGGTTAACTCCCAGAAGATACAGCGCAGCGGAGGACTATAAATTATTGGATCTGGGATATGGGATGACAAATATTGTTTCCAGGCCAACAAAAGCAGCGGATGAAATAACAAAGGAAGAATATAAAGAAGGCAGAGAAGAACTGATTAAAAAAGTAAGTGAACTTAAACCCCAGGTCATTTGCTTTGTTGGAAAAGGAGTATATCAGGAATACAGCCGCAAAAAGAAGCTGCCATGGGGAGTGCAGGAGGAATCTGTGGTTCCCGGAACGATTGATTTTGTTGCTCCTTCGTCTTCTGGGCTGGTCCGAATGAAATTGGATGAAATCATTCAAATCTATGCGGAGATTCCGAAGCTATTAAAAACTCTCACATAA
- a CDS encoding peptidylprolyl isomerase, whose amino-acid sequence MAEKGYILMKNGEKVEFELYPEAAPGTVENFKKLANEGFYNGLSFHRVIPGFVSQGGCPNGTGTGGPGYTIKCETEGNPHKHEEGSLSMAHAGRDTGGSQFFIVHEPQPHLNGVHTVFGKVTSGIEAVKAMRNGDVMEKVEILEG is encoded by the coding sequence ATGGCAGAAAAAGGATACATATTAATGAAAAACGGTGAAAAGGTTGAATTTGAACTATATCCTGAAGCGGCACCAGGGACAGTTGAAAATTTCAAAAAGCTGGCGAACGAAGGCTTTTATAATGGTTTGTCTTTCCATCGTGTAATCCCTGGGTTTGTAAGCCAAGGGGGCTGCCCGAATGGAACAGGAACTGGCGGACCTGGGTATACAATCAAATGTGAAACAGAAGGCAACCCTCATAAGCATGAAGAAGGTTCTCTATCTATGGCACACGCGGGCCGTGATACAGGCGGAAGCCAGTTCTTTATCGTTCATGAGCCTCAGCCTCACCTAAACGGTGTTCACACTGTTTTTGGAAAAGTTACTTCAGGCATTGAAGCAGTCAAAGCGATGAGAAATGGCGATGTTATGGAGAAAGTTGAAATTCTTGAAGGATAA